The nucleotide sequence ATACCAGAAGCAATAGAAAATGCAAAAATAAATGCAAAACAAAACGGCATAGAAAATACTGAATTTATTGTTGGAAAATCTGAAGAGGAGATACCAAAGCTTATAGAAAAGGGCATAGCACCAGAAGTTGTAGTTGTAGATCCACCAAGGAAAGGCTGTGAAAAGTCACTTTTACATTCAATTGCAGAGGCATCGCCTAAAACAATAGTTTATGTTTCCTGTGATCCAGCAACCTTATCAAGGGATTTAGGAATCTTAAGTGAGCTTGGTTATGAAGTTAATGAAGTTCAACCAGTCGATATGTTCCCAATGACGGGGCATGTGGAGACTATTGTGTTGATAAAACGAGTAGATAAATAGAAAACAATTATTTTAGGCATTTTTTCAAACATATCTTTTCTCTTAATTTAGATGTTCAGAAATGAGCGTCTTTTTTCTTGCAATAAAATCAAAAGTAAAGTGATATTTATGACATGAATTACTTCAGTTTGTATATTTCCATCAAAAGAAATATAATAAAATTATGGAGGTGTTTGTTAAGCGTAGATTATATAACGACAAAAAAACCAGCTAAGATTGGGAAATAACAGACAAAGTGGTAGCATATTATTGCTCTTTTGGGCGGATTAGGGTAGCTAATAAAATGGGAAATACATGGCTTGTTCCGGTTGACGCCGAAAAACCAACTGATGGACGATACAGGAACAGTAAAGTAGGAGATGGTGAAAATAAATGAAACATATATTTTTGGTTGAGGACGATAAGGCGATAGCTAAAAATCTTACACTTTTGCTGCGCTCAGAAGGATTTACAGTAAACCATGCCTCTACGAGGAGTGACGCCATTGGCGCTCTTGATGGTAATAAATTTGACTTAGCGCTTATAGATATTTCTTTGCCTGACGGAAATGGTTTTACGGTTTGCACGGAAATCAAAGAAAAGCAAGATGTTCCAGTTATCTTTCTTACGGCTTCCGGAGATGAATCAAGTGTCGTAACTGGGCTTAATATGGGGGCAGACGACTATATAACAAAGCCCTTTCGTCCGCGTGAATTGATTGCACGAATTAGAACCGCACTGCGAAAAAGTGGGAGTTCTCCTTCTTCTTTTGAA is from Clostridium acetobutylicum ATCC 824 and encodes:
- a CDS encoding response regulator transcription factor; this translates as MKHIFLVEDDKAIAKNLTLLLRSEGFTVNHASTRSDAIGALDGNKFDLALIDISLPDGNGFTVCTEIKEKQDVPVIFLTASGDESSVVTGLNMGADDYITKPFRPRELIARIRTALRKSGSSPSSFEICGLHVDTASGIVKKEGREIFLSALEYRLLLVFINNNKSIITRSRLLDELWDAAGEFVNDNTLTVYIKRLREKIENNPASPEIILTVRGTGYRLGNGYASE